The sequence below is a genomic window from Acidobacteriota bacterium.
ACGGGGTCGTTCGCCTCGCCTTGCCCGAGCGCCACGCGGCGACGCTGGAAGAAGGCGAGACCATTTCACTGCGGCTGCCTTCCCGCTCGGATGAAATCCGCACGGCCACCGTGATCCGGATCTATCCCGAGCTGAAACAGGGCTCTGTCATTGCCGACGCGAAGGTCGAGGGCGGCCTGACAGCGCTGTTCGGAGAGCGCGTCGACGTTCTGGCGCCCGTCGGTGAGCGGCGCGCTATCCGGATTCCCAAGGACTATGTGTCGACCCGCTTCGGCGTCGACTTTGTCCGGGTCCAGGTCGGCGAGCGCTTCATCGACGCGCCGGTTGCGCTGGCAGCGCCGCTGGTGGACACGGCCGGGCAATTCGAAATTCTCTCGGGGCTCAGGCCCGGTGACCGGATCGAGAAGCCGGAACCGCGTCCATGACGCCCGATCTGTCCGGCGCGATCACGCGCGCAACCATCCGCTCGCCGCTTACGCCGCTGTTCCTGCTGTCGGCATTGGCGGTCGGGCTGATCGCGCTGCTCTCGATCCCGCGCGAGGAGGAGCCGCAGATCTCCGTGCCCATGGTCGACATCATGGTCTCGGCGCCCGGACTTCGCGCGGCGGATGCGACCGAGCAGGTGACCAAGCCGCTCGAAAGCATCCTGATGGCGATCCCGGATGTCGAGCACGTCTATTCCCAGACGCGCGATGACGGTGCGCTCGTGACCGCCCGGTTCGCCGTGGGCACGGATGCGGACAACGCCATCCTGCGCGTGCACGAGAAGATACGGGCAAACCTCGACTCCATTCCCTATGACGTGCCGATGCCGCTCGTGGTCGGTCGCGGGATCAATGACGTACCGATCGTCTCCCTGACGCTCTCGCCCGACGCGTCCACCGGCAATGTCTGGAACGATACGGCCCTGCGGATGGTCGCGGACGAGCTGCGAGGCGAGCTGACCAAGGTCAAGGATGTAGGCCTGACCGATGTGATTGGCGGGCGGCCCCTGGAACTGAGGATCGAGCCGGAGGTCGAAGCCTTGTCAGCGCAAGGCGTCTCGCTGCAGACGCTGGTGCAGAGCGTCTCGGCGGCGGCCGCCGCGCTGCCGTCTGGCCGGGCGCACCAGGAAGGCGAGTCCCTGATCGTGCAGGCGGGTGACCGGGTCGCGGCGGTGAATGAACTTGAGCGCCTGCAGATCCGGGGTGCCGGTGGACGCATTGTCTATCTCAGCGACGTCGCGAATGTCCGCGTGACCGGCGCTGAAACAGACGCGCGCGTGTGGACGATACAAACTGACGAGGCGGGCCATCTGGATGCAAGGCCAGCGGTGACCGTGACGATTGCCAAACGGCCGGGCGCGAATGCCGTTGTCGTCTCTGAAGCAGTGCTCCAGCGGCTGGAATCGCTGAAAGGCCCACTGGTTCCCGAAGGCGTGAACGTCGAGGTCACGCGCAACTATGGCGCGACGGCAAACCACAAGGCGAACGAGCTCCTGTTCCATCTGGGGCTGGCCACCGTGTCGATTGTCGTGCTGATTGCGTTCAGCATTGGTCGGCGCGAAGCGCTGGTGACCCTGATCGTCATCCCGACGACCATCCTGCTGACTTTGTTCGCCTCGTTGATGATGGGCTACACGATCAACCGGGTGAGCCTGTTTGCATTGATCTTTGCCATCGGCATCCTTGTCGACGATGCGATCGTGATCATCGAGAACATTGCTCGCCATTGGGCGATGAAGGATGGCCGCACGCGCGCGGAGGCCGCGATTGATGCCGTATCCGAGGTGGGTAATCCGACTGTCATCGCGACGCTGACCGTGATTGCGGCGCTGTTGCCCATGATGTTCGTATCCGGATTGATGGGCCCCTACATGGCGCCCATTCCGGCGAATGCATCTGCCGCCATGGTGTTCTCGTTCTTCGTGGCCGTCGGCATCGCCCCCTGGCTGATGATGAAAATTGTCAGCAGGGCGCCCGTCAGCGCGGATGCTCACTCGCACGCCGGTGAGACACGCCTCAGCGGATTCTACCGGCGCGTCGCCGCGCCGATTGTTGCATCGAAACGCAACGCATGGATTTTCCTGAGTGCGGTGGGCGCAGCGACGCTTCTATCCCTCCTGTTCTTTGTTACCCGGGCCGTGCCGGTCAAACTGCTTCCTTTCGACAACAAGTCCGAAGTGCAGGTGATCGTCGACTTGCCGGAAGGCGCGGCGCTCGAAGATACCGAACGCGCGCTGCTTGCGCTGGCTGATGCCATCGCGCCGGTCGAGGAAGTAAAGACGATCCAGGCCTATGCCGGCACAGCGGCCCCGTTCAATTTCAACGGTCTCGTCCGCCATTACTTCCTGCGCGCCAGCCCCGAGCTCGGCGACCTGCAGGTGAACCTCACCGAAAAAGAGGAGCGCAGCCGCGCCAGCCATGAAATTGCGCTGGAGCTGCGCGCGCGTGTGTCCGCTGTGCCCCTGCCAGAAGGCGCGCGCGTGAAAGTCGTTGAAGTGCCGCCCGGCCCGCCTGTCATCTCCACCCTGATGGCAGAGATTTATGGTCCGACGCCCGAAGTGCGCCGCAAGACGGCAGCCATCATCGAGCGGTTCTTTGCCGAGACCGACTTCATCGTCGATGTCGACAATTCGATCCGGCGAAGCGGCGCCGCGTATGACCTTCGGGATCGACGAGCCCCGCGCTGCAGACGCCGGCGTTCTGCAGTCGGATATTCTGGACACGATCAATCTGGCCTTTCATGGCCAGACTGTCGGCGTTTCACCGCGCGGCGAAGGCCGCGATCCGCTCAACATCCGCGTCTATCTTCCACGTTCCGAACGCAGCTGGTCGCAGCAGACAGCTGCGACGCCGGTGCCGCGGCGCCTCGCTGGCACTGACGTTGCGCCGGCCGAGCTCGGCGAACTTGTTGAACTGCGGGAGGAGGAAGGGTCGTTGACCATCTTCCGCCGTGATGGGCACTTTGCCGACATGGTGCTCGGCGAACTTGCGGGACGGTTCGAGGCGCCGATCTACGGGATGTTCGAGATCGAGGCACGCATCAAGGCGTTCGACTGGGCGGCAGAGGGCCTGGAAATGCCCTCGATCAGCCTTTACGGTCTGCCGCTGGTGATCCTGACCCCGGTGCCGCTGACCTTCATCGGCATCATGATCGGGCACTGGATGTTCGGCGCGGCATTCACGGCCACTTCGATGATCGGCTTCATCGCGCTGGCGGGCATCATCGTGCGCAACTCGATCCTGCTGGTGGATTTCATCCGCCACCTGAGCGACGACGAGACGCCCCTGCGGCAGGTTTTGCTGGACGCCGGCGCCATCCGGTTCAAACCGATCCTGCTGACGGCCTTGGCCGCCATGCTCGGCGCGGCAGTCATCCTCGCCGACCCCATCTTTCAGGGACTGGCGATTTCGCTGTTGTTCGGCCTCGCCTCATCGACAGCGCTTACTGTTCTGGTAATCCCCGCGATCTATATAGCCCTGAGGGGGCCGGAATGGCGGCCGGTCAGGCCCGCACAGCCCGGCGCGCGCCCTGAAACAGGAGAAGGCCTTTCCGATGCCATTGAAGCTTAAGGCTGCCGACGCGATCGACATTGTCGCGGGCCGCGCCGCCGAGGCCGCCAGTACGCTGAAAGCCATGGCGAGCGAAACGCGCCTGATGATCCTCTGCGCCCTCAGCTCAGGCGAGTTGCCTGTAAACAGGGCTGGCTGAAATCACCAACCAATCCCAGTCGACGGTTTCGCAGCATCTGTCAAAACTGCGCGCGGCGGGTCTTGGTGACAGCCGGCGCGATGGACAGACGATCTACTATCGCAGCCTCGATGGTATCGCGCGCGATGTCATCGATAGCTCTGCCAGCACTATACCGACGAGCCGCCGGCCCGAGGCTGAACCTGAGGCTTGTCCATGGCCAGCAAGACCTGGCTAGGCCACGGGCACCTGACGCCGGGCTGCGCTCATCGGGTTCCGGCCGGTTCCAGGCGTCCTCTTTCAAGCCAACCTGCCGCTGGATATCAAAGCCTGGCACGGACCACCCATCCCGAGCCTCCCGGGAAGCCGCCGGGCGAACAAACCTGGTGGACCACGGCTGACGCGAACGCCAAACCGGTGCGGGCGGCGTCAGGTGGACAGGGCCTCACCCTTCCCGCGCGCGGCCGCCTCAGCCGCTTCATCCGGTCCGTCCTCCCCGGCATTGAAGGCGACCGTCGCGGCCCGCGCCGCAATTTCCGCCGAGACAGTCTCGAGCAGCACGCCGGCGCCTGCCGGCATTGCCCTGACTTCGTCGCGCGCGCCGTCGAGCTCTGCACCGTTCCGTCGGCAGAGCGCCGTCAGACGGCGAAGGACAGCCGGCTCCGAAAGACCGGCCGCCTGCGCCAGCGCCCGCTCTTTGTCTTCCCGATCGGGAAGAAATGAGCCGTTCCACACCTTGTCGAGGCGTATTCTTACCGATCCGGGGAACCCGCCGGGG
It includes:
- a CDS encoding HlyD family efflux transporter periplasmic adaptor subunit yields the protein MTDVGVVKGSVVSPGDVLASFATVNGVVRLALPERHAATLEEGETISLRLPSRSDEIRTATVIRIYPELKQGSVIADAKVEGGLTALFGERVDVLAPVGERRAIRIPKDYVSTRFGVDFVRVQVGERFIDAPVALAAPLVDTAGQFEILSGLRPGDRIEKPEPRP